The region CTCTTGCTGCCGTTTCCTCCGGCTCACGCACAAACCCCGGGACAAACCCCCGCCCAGAAGCCGGCCCAGGCCCCGCCGGACGAGACCGGCCCCCAGACCGACAATGGTCCCCTCATCATCAAGAAAAAATCCACGGAAGAGCCTGCCCCCCCGCCGCCGGCGTCGGACGTCCCCAAGCTTAAAAATCCTGACGGTGCCACCTACTCCCTCCGGGTCGACGTCCCCATCGTCAACCTGAACGTCAACGTCATCCTGGACAAGACGCATCAGTTCGTTCCCGGCCTGAAGGCTGATAACTTCCTGGTCCTTGAAGATGGCGTCGAGCAGAAGGTCCAGACCGTCCGCATGACCCAGACCCCTATCACTGCGGTCATGCTGCTGGAGTTCGCAGCCAACTCCTACGCCTACATCCGCGACATGCAGTACTCCTCCGCCGCCTTCTACCACTCGCTGCGCCCGGACGATTACATTGCGGTAATCACCTACGACCTCCGCACCCACATCCTGACCGACTTCACCAATAACAAGGACACGGTCGCGCAGAGCCTGAACTCGCTCCAGATCCCCGGCTTCTCAGACACCAACATGTTTGACGCCCTCTACGAGACGCTTGACCGGACCTCCCGCATTGAAGGCCGCAAATACATCATCCTCATCGGCTCCGGCCGCGACACCTTCTCCAAGCTCACACTCGACAAGATGCTCGCCAAGATCAAAGCCACGCCCAACGTCACCATCTTCTCGATCGGCACCGGAGCACTGGCGCAGGAACTGGGCGACGCACGCGGTCAGATCGGCGGCATCGGCCGCATGAACATCCTCCAGGCTCAAAACCAGCTCAAAACCTTC is a window of Granulicella tundricola MP5ACTX9 DNA encoding:
- a CDS encoding VWA domain-containing protein, whose protein sequence is MNMPRPAFRDLSLALATVFCALLLPFPPAHAQTPGQTPAQKPAQAPPDETGPQTDNGPLIIKKKSTEEPAPPPPASDVPKLKNPDGATYSLRVDVPIVNLNVNVILDKTHQFVPGLKADNFLVLEDGVEQKVQTVRMTQTPITAVMLLEFAANSYAYIRDMQYSSAAFYHSLRPDDYIAVITYDLRTHILTDFTNNKDTVAQSLNSLQIPGFSDTNMFDALYETLDRTSRIEGRKYIILIGSGRDTFSKLTLDKMLAKIKATPNVTIFSIGTGALAQELGDARGQIGGIGRMNILQAQNQLKTFATMTGGLYFDPMFQGALPDIFSQINDSIRNQYILTYRPSNPKNDGTYRKIEVLLVDAEGKPLKMQDEKKKPVKYSVIARDGYKAKLPVE